From the Anopheles merus strain MAF chromosome 2L, AmerM5.1, whole genome shotgun sequence genome, the window GGCACGGTACAGGGAACGGTTACCCGGCATCGAAATAGTGTCAGCGGAAGGTTTCATGCTCTCGATAATGCAGCATTCGAAAAATTTCCAAAAACACCATCTAATGTAGGAAGTCGAAAGGTATCTACCATTTTACAGAGCAATGAAATGTATGTATAAGATTGAACTATCGCTGTTTTCGAGGATATGTGAATGTGAATACTTAggcttggttgttttttttttttgttcaagcgTAAATTTTAGTATCCAAGTTTTGTCTGTTACATCGTAGTGTTGCAATAATTGAACCTAGCCTCAGTGAGGCCCACGGCAACAACATGTTAGTAGATGGTGTTgcgaaaaatattatttaaaacagGAAACAGCTCCGAATTATGTTAAATATGCTATGATATGTTATATGCTAAACTGAGCCAGTGAAATTAATGTCTTTTTGAATCGAATTTATGTAGtgttttgttcctattttacCTTGTTCATttagagaaaataaaatgcattatCCGGTCCACATTAAACAGCGTATCTCGGGGGCAGCCTGTACTTCTATCATTCAACCTTAATCTATAAACCCATTTACCCAGTCCAGATCATTTGACAGTTGCGGTTGGTTTGTTGACGTAGGAACGCGCACATGTTGTAAATTGTACCTTTTGCAAAAGAGAACGGTGCCGTGAACAACATGGAGTACATTAATAATGCTTCGACCGGAGCAATTTCGTCCGGTTCCGGAGCGGTGAACAAAATCCTGTGCTGCGAATGTGGCGTCCCGATCGAGCCGAATGCCTCGAACATGTGCGTACCGTGCCTTCGGTCGCACGTCGACATCACGGAAAACATTCCGAAGCAGGCGGTGATATTCTTCTGCCGGAACTGCGAGCGCTACCTGAACCCACCGAACGAATGGGTCCAGTGCACGCTAGAATCGAAGGAACTGCTCAGTCTCTGTCTGAAGCGCCTACAGGGGCTGCGGCAGGTGAAGCTGGTCGATGCGGGCTTCGTTTGGACGGAGCCCCATTCGAAGCGCATCAAGGTGAAGCTGACCGTGCACGGGGAGGTGATGAGCGATGTCGTTCTGCAGCAGGTGTTTGTCGTTGAGTTTACGGTCAACAATCAGATGTGCGACGATTGCCACCGTACGGAGGCGAAGGACTTTTGGCGCTGTATGGTGCAGGTCCGCCAGAAGGCGGTCAACCGGAAAACGCTGTTCTAcctcgagcagatgatactgAAGCACAAGGCGCACGAGAACACGCTCGGCATCAAGCCAAACACGGGCGGGTTGGACTTTTTCTACGCAACAGATGCGCACGCCAGGAAGATGGTCGATTTTCTGCAAGCCGTGCTGCCGGTGAAGGTGACCAACTCGAAGAAGCTGATTTCGCACGACATCCACAGCAATTCGTACAATTACAAGTACTCGTACGCTATCGACGTGGTGCCCGTGTCGAAGGGCAGTTTGGTGTGCTTGAGCAAGCGACTAACGCAGCAGCTGGGTCACATTGCACCGGTTTGCTTGGTTTCTAAGGTGGCCAATTCAATTCACCTGATCGATCCACAGACGGCACAGAGTAAGTGGAACGTTTTGGAAGGAAGGTGGTGGGTAGTTGTGCAGCATTTCATATTCATTTTCCTACTTTCAGTGGCGGAAGTACAGAACATGGCGTTCTGGAAGAGTCCGTTCGAAGCGATCTGCAATCCAAAGCAGATGGTCGAGTTCGTCGTGATGGACGTGGAGATCATTCGGGAAAATCAGCGGAAAACCTTCCCGGGTCAGGGCCCGGTATCGCACCGTCACACGCTGGCCGACGTTTGGGTGGTGAAATCTTCGGAGCTGGGCATCAACGATAATACCATCCACGTGAAGTCCCATTTGGGGAATCTGCTCAAACCGGGCGATTACGTGCTGGGGTACGATTTGCGCGAAGCGAACGTAAATAATGCCGATTACGAGAAGCTGAATGCGGACACGGTGCCGGATGTGCTGCTGATCAAGAAGTCGTACGATAAGACCGTGCGTAAGCAGTCGCGTAACTGGAAGCTGAAGCATCTGAACGAGGACATTGTGGTCGATACGGACATCGAGAACGAGTACAATGAGTTCCTAGAGGATTTGGAGGAGGATCCGGAACTGCGACAAAATGTGAACATCTTCAAGGACAAGAACAAGCAGCAGATACCGGTCGATACGAACGATATGGACGATCCGTCCGTACCGCGCATCACGCTCGAGGAGATGCTGGACGATCTGGTGCTGGAAGACGAGGAGATGGGCGATGCGTCATGAGTGGGCTGGTCGgtgcatttgttttgcattcaaTATACAAATAAATGTTAATTCAACCACTATTTCACTATACGCcactgtgttgtgtgtgtgttttgttgtttattgggTTTTGTCTGGCCTTCTTTCCTTTAAGGACTACGTACTTCttatttaaacaaacaaatattatttatgttcAGTGTAttgctcactctctctctctctctctatctctgctGTGAACTGGTAGGAATATGGTTAGCCACTTCCTACGAAATGCAACGATATGACGACTGGGAACAAACATGCAGTTCGAAAACGAGAATTAGCAGCACGTGTTCAGCTGCCCGTTACCAGTGGGAGAACTTAAAAGCAGGGAAGGGCGGTAGCCGCACGTAGACTTGGAAAGCAAAG encodes:
- the LOC121592651 gene encoding 60S ribosomal export protein NMD3; translation: MEYINNASTGAISSGSGAVNKILCCECGVPIEPNASNMCVPCLRSHVDITENIPKQAVIFFCRNCERYLNPPNEWVQCTLESKELLSLCLKRLQGLRQVKLVDAGFVWTEPHSKRIKVKLTVHGEVMSDVVLQQVFVVEFTVNNQMCDDCHRTEAKDFWRCMVQVRQKAVNRKTLFYLEQMILKHKAHENTLGIKPNTGGLDFFYATDAHARKMVDFLQAVLPVKVTNSKKLISHDIHSNSYNYKYSYAIDVVPVSKGSLVCLSKRLTQQLGHIAPVCLVSKVANSIHLIDPQTAQMAEVQNMAFWKSPFEAICNPKQMVEFVVMDVEIIRENQRKTFPGQGPVSHRHTLADVWVVKSSELGINDNTIHVKSHLGNLLKPGDYVLGYDLREANVNNADYEKLNADTVPDVLLIKKSYDKTVRKQSRNWKLKHLNEDIVVDTDIENEYNEFLEDLEEDPELRQNVNIFKDKNKQQIPVDTNDMDDPSVPRITLEEMLDDLVLEDEEMGDAS